From the Psychrobacillus sp. FSL K6-4046 genome, one window contains:
- the rsmD gene encoding 16S rRNA (guanine(966)-N(2))-methyltransferase RsmD, with product MRVISGTRKGLPLKAVPGTNTRPTTDKVKESIFNMIGPYFNGGTAVDLFAGSGGLGIESLSRGIETCIFIEKDYKAIQTINENLKKCRLEDASEIYKIDASRAVKAFEKRALSIELLFVDPPYSKTPFYNLVGEIVEKGLMSETGTIVCEHEKMVDLPDAYGEFQLSRRENYGGTVISIYRYQEEEGKSHE from the coding sequence ATGAGAGTTATTTCAGGAACTAGAAAAGGATTACCATTGAAGGCAGTACCAGGAACTAATACAAGACCTACTACAGATAAGGTGAAAGAGTCTATTTTTAATATGATTGGGCCGTACTTTAATGGCGGAACGGCTGTGGACTTATTTGCAGGCAGTGGTGGACTAGGGATTGAGTCTTTAAGTAGAGGTATAGAAACATGTATTTTTATTGAAAAAGATTATAAAGCGATTCAAACCATTAACGAAAATCTAAAAAAATGTCGCTTAGAAGATGCAAGCGAGATATACAAAATAGATGCATCTCGTGCAGTAAAGGCATTTGAAAAAAGAGCGCTGAGTATAGAGCTATTATTCGTTGATCCTCCCTATAGTAAAACTCCTTTTTATAATCTGGTTGGGGAGATAGTGGAAAAGGGTCTAATGTCTGAAACAGGAACAATCGTCTGTGAGCATGAAAAGATGGTGGATCTACCGGATGCTTATGGAGAGTTCCAGCTTTCGCGCAGAGAAAATTATGGTGGGACGGTTATTTCCATTTATCGTTACCAAGAAGAAGAGGGGAAATCACATGAGTAA
- a CDS encoding methylthioribose kinase produces MFSLIQRFIELGEGYGDTFELCELARVNKERIYRAFIFSSPKNGKDYISIAIALKPINDTKFFPIYICREGIPQSQPESKRLSTFKETLNELQVEPIKISIKHSSTFADTHLFYQYIIGILRLNHYIPPFQ; encoded by the coding sequence GTGTTTTCATTGATCCAACGTTTTATAGAACTTGGCGAAGGTTACGGAGATACATTTGAGCTATGTGAATTAGCACGTGTAAACAAGGAACGTATTTACAGAGCATTTATCTTCTCTTCACCAAAAAATGGGAAGGACTATATTTCTATAGCAATTGCTCTAAAACCCATAAATGATACCAAATTTTTCCCAATTTACATTTGCCGTGAGGGCATTCCCCAGTCACAGCCAGAATCCAAAAGACTAAGTACATTTAAAGAAACTTTAAACGAGTTACAGGTTGAACCAATAAAAATATCTATTAAGCATTCCTCGACGTTTGCAGATACGCATTTATTTTATCAGTATATCATTGGAATCCTAAGATTAAACCATTATATACCACCATTCCAATAA
- a CDS encoding DUF2129 domain-containing protein: MTERQGLIVYVHHLKQAKSLRKYGHVHYISKKMKYVVLYCDQDQIEAAKQKMNKLPFVKEILESYRPFVKTEFENSKPDKAKEYDYKIGL, from the coding sequence ATGACAGAAAGACAAGGACTAATTGTCTATGTGCATCATTTAAAGCAGGCTAAATCTTTAAGAAAATACGGGCATGTCCATTATATTTCTAAAAAAATGAAATATGTCGTTTTATATTGTGATCAGGATCAGATAGAAGCGGCTAAACAAAAGATGAATAAACTTCCTTTTGTAAAAGAAATATTAGAGTCCTATCGTCCGTTTGTAAAAACAGAATTTGAAAATAGTAAACCAGATAAAGCTAAAGAGTATGATTATAAAATCGGTCTATAG
- a CDS encoding glycerophosphodiester phosphodiesterase: MGKKSNVALAIAAAAGAAWASTKALSKPDSRPSKEALKYEHPIILAHRGGLALAPEGSMAAFDNAAKLGVHGFEIDLRLTKDEEIIVFHDETLERTTDLTGKVADYTLSELRAADIGYHFKDIKDGFSYRGKGERVVTLGELIDAYPQMLINMDIKDNPATYEGSLMPSKLWRLIEEKQAFDRVVVTSFFDEQIDRFNLYAQNRVALGAGEKEVKKAYTAYTSQFRHLYHPKADIFQLPLRAKMVSLDSPGFIKFLSTLNIPVHYWTINDPEVMKKLIQNGAKGIITDRPDLAIDVLKLN; encoded by the coding sequence ATGGGGAAAAAATCTAATGTAGCTCTTGCAATTGCTGCTGCTGCAGGTGCCGCTTGGGCTAGTACAAAAGCTTTATCAAAGCCGGATAGCCGCCCTTCAAAGGAAGCATTAAAGTATGAACATCCCATTATTCTTGCACATCGAGGAGGACTAGCCCTTGCTCCTGAAGGCTCCATGGCTGCTTTTGATAATGCTGCAAAATTAGGAGTCCATGGCTTTGAAATTGATTTGAGATTAACTAAAGACGAAGAAATCATTGTATTTCATGACGAAACATTAGAAAGAACAACAGATCTTACAGGCAAGGTTGCAGACTACACGTTGTCTGAGCTTAGAGCTGCAGATATAGGGTATCATTTTAAAGATATAAAAGATGGCTTTTCTTATAGAGGCAAAGGTGAACGAGTGGTAACACTTGGTGAGTTAATCGATGCTTATCCACAAATGCTCATTAATATGGACATAAAGGACAACCCTGCGACTTATGAAGGTAGTCTAATGCCATCTAAGCTATGGAGATTGATAGAAGAAAAACAAGCCTTTGATCGGGTAGTTGTAACAAGCTTCTTTGATGAACAAATTGATCGTTTCAATCTCTACGCTCAAAACAGAGTTGCTTTAGGTGCCGGAGAAAAAGAAGTGAAAAAAGCATACACAGCTTACACTTCACAATTTAGACATTTATATCATCCAAAGGCGGACATTTTTCAGTTACCGCTAAGAGCCAAAATGGTTTCTCTGGACAGTCCTGGATTTATAAAATTTTTATCTACTTTAAATATCCCGGTACATTATTGGACCATCAATGATCCAGAGGTAATGAAAAAGCTTATTCAAAATGGAGCAAAAGGGATTATTACAGATAGACCTGACCTAGCAATTGATGTATTAAAGTTGAACTAG
- a CDS encoding YlbF family regulator, with translation MIMTDEWVDIMDHSDLLCTMILSSEPFYLYLNAHRAVYTKPELVREINSFTRLKDQYEEVQRFGKYHPDYSRVMKDIRVTKRNLDMVDEIAALKVAENELQDLLDEVSLIIGKTVSEGVKVPVSNPFFASSGSSCGSGCGTGGSCSCSA, from the coding sequence ATGATTATGACTGATGAATGGGTGGATATAATGGATCACTCAGACCTATTATGTACAATGATTTTATCCTCTGAACCATTTTACCTTTACTTAAATGCACATCGTGCTGTATATACAAAACCTGAACTAGTGCGGGAAATCAATAGCTTTACCCGACTGAAGGACCAATATGAAGAGGTTCAACGCTTTGGAAAATACCATCCAGATTACTCAAGAGTCATGAAAGACATTCGTGTAACTAAACGTAATCTTGATATGGTAGATGAAATAGCAGCTCTTAAGGTGGCTGAAAACGAGTTACAGGACCTCCTCGATGAGGTAAGCTTGATTATTGGTAAAACAGTCTCAGAAGGAGTCAAAGTACCTGTAAGTAATCCATTTTTCGCTTCTAGCGGTTCAAGCTGCGGTAGTGGCTGTGGAACCGGCGGGTCGTGCTCTTGCTCAGCTTAA
- a CDS encoding PaaI family thioesterase, translating into MENLQTLFEQVTKEASETEKGLLTDFLTGLKKKQEGLAPTYLNATFQMDTRFEDNQCIVTLPVTPLIHNSFDMPHGGVIATLVDNAMGFLVNKDLHPEGKGAVTTNMTINYIKASSEKQLIATSTYLHKGRQTLVMECTVTQPDGKKIAHATGSFFVITPSSK; encoded by the coding sequence ATGGAAAATTTACAAACTCTATTTGAACAAGTTACAAAAGAAGCCTCAGAAACGGAAAAAGGCTTACTGACAGACTTCCTTACCGGATTAAAAAAGAAACAAGAAGGACTTGCCCCTACATACCTAAATGCGACGTTTCAAATGGACACTCGTTTTGAGGACAACCAATGTATTGTAACACTTCCTGTTACCCCACTAATTCATAACAGCTTTGATATGCCTCATGGTGGTGTCATTGCAACTTTGGTCGATAATGCTATGGGATTTTTAGTGAACAAAGACCTTCATCCAGAAGGAAAAGGTGCCGTTACAACTAATATGACGATTAACTACATAAAAGCTTCATCCGAAAAGCAACTGATTGCTACATCTACGTACTTACATAAAGGAAGACAAACGCTAGTAATGGAATGCACGGTTACCCAACCGGATGGGAAAAAGATTGCTCATGCAACCGGATCATTTTTTGTTATTACACCTTCATCAAAATAA
- a CDS encoding UDP-N-acetylmuramoyl-L-alanyl-D-glutamate--2,6-diaminopimelate ligase: MYPIKELLEGLEYKIFGDLNGITVHRFIDHSKQIQLGDVFVWESNNRTFVEEAIQRGANLVITQHYIPDCSVPQIVLPSDMFLLKDKIAYLTYKKYGQKIKTVGITGTNGKTTVASFIGQLLKQQQKSVCVIGTLGVYVNGEKLERQFRNNTTLPFYDFIQVVRYCYDYDVEYIVLEASSQGLLDNRLGSYPMDVAVFLNIGKDHLEFHGGMVPYKKSKELLIPLARKLVVNNNDEWCRSVAQKAYIPTIRFGNQKGNDVIFSNEKYLNEEVKYEYEVNGKETSVIMRNSGYHNGMNLAAALGAMLGLGLPCEMIYPVNLPAGRLQRVQNNKGIEVLIDYAHTPDALEACLSSITVYAKKNIFVVFGCGGNRDKQKRKWMGEVASKYATKAIITSDNPRNEEPEAIIAEIIQGIDPSKVMVEANRRNAIRLALATAQEGDVVLIAGKGHEKEQIIKEVVLPFSDLEVVQSYFDEGVITKNDPVA; this comes from the coding sequence ATTTATCCAATAAAAGAGCTATTAGAGGGTCTGGAATATAAGATATTTGGAGATTTAAATGGTATAACGGTTCATCGTTTTATAGATCATTCCAAACAAATACAGCTTGGAGATGTATTTGTCTGGGAATCCAACAATCGTACCTTTGTAGAAGAAGCAATCCAAAGAGGGGCTAATCTAGTCATTACTCAGCATTATATTCCAGACTGTAGTGTTCCACAAATCGTTCTTCCATCTGATATGTTTTTGCTAAAAGACAAGATTGCGTATTTAACCTATAAAAAATATGGACAAAAAATAAAGACAGTAGGCATTACAGGTACCAATGGTAAAACTACCGTTGCTTCTTTTATTGGGCAGCTATTGAAGCAACAACAGAAGTCAGTATGTGTAATTGGTACTCTAGGGGTCTATGTGAATGGTGAAAAATTGGAAAGACAATTTAGAAACAATACCACTCTACCTTTTTATGATTTCATACAGGTAGTGAGGTATTGTTATGACTATGATGTGGAATACATCGTATTAGAAGCCTCTTCTCAAGGCTTGTTGGATAATCGATTAGGAAGTTATCCAATGGACGTAGCTGTATTTTTAAATATTGGAAAAGACCATCTAGAGTTTCATGGCGGCATGGTGCCATATAAAAAATCTAAGGAGCTACTCATTCCATTGGCGAGAAAGCTAGTAGTTAATAATAATGATGAATGGTGTCGTTCAGTTGCACAAAAAGCATATATACCAACAATACGATTCGGAAATCAGAAAGGTAACGATGTAATTTTTAGTAATGAAAAATATTTAAATGAAGAAGTTAAGTATGAATATGAAGTAAATGGAAAAGAGACGTCTGTCATCATGAGGAATAGTGGATATCATAATGGGATGAATTTAGCTGCTGCACTTGGTGCAATGTTAGGGCTTGGCCTCCCATGTGAGATGATCTATCCAGTAAATTTACCGGCTGGAAGGCTACAAAGGGTACAGAATAATAAGGGGATTGAAGTATTGATAGACTACGCACATACACCTGATGCATTAGAAGCTTGTTTGTCTTCTATTACAGTTTATGCGAAGAAAAATATATTCGTTGTCTTTGGGTGTGGAGGAAATCGTGATAAGCAAAAGAGAAAATGGATGGGAGAAGTAGCTTCCAAATATGCTACTAAGGCAATTATCACTTCTGATAACCCACGAAATGAGGAACCAGAAGCAATTATCGCAGAGATTATTCAAGGGATAGACCCTAGCAAGGTAATGGTGGAAGCTAATCGAAGAAATGCAATTCGCTTGGCATTAGCTACCGCTCAAGAAGGAGACGTCGTTCTAATAGCGGGAAAAGGGCATGAAAAAGAACAAATTATTAAAGAAGTTGTTTTACCCTTTTCTGATCTTGAAGTAGTTCAGTCTTATTTTGATGAAGGTGTAATAACAAAAAATGATCCGGTTGCATGA
- a CDS encoding aspartate kinase translates to MIVQKYGGIAMQDTSNRQLVIERIQKAITAHKKVLVVVSAMGRRGQHYSTDTLLDLIPSSPHSVETDLLSACGELISASVLVAELKQNGVHSTILYGKNAGIITNEEFGNANIDKVDTTQILKTFEDYPCIVVPGFQGVTEGSNNFTTLGRGGSDLTAVVYGYYLKADVVEFYKNVPGVMSADPSTNSEVELISHMTYDELQLKINEPVEVIQKRAANFAALHGVPLHIRSLYEETNGTFVHL, encoded by the coding sequence ATGATTGTGCAAAAATATGGAGGAATTGCGATGCAGGATACTTCGAATAGACAATTAGTCATCGAAAGAATCCAAAAAGCAATCACTGCCCATAAGAAAGTGTTAGTTGTTGTATCCGCCATGGGAAGAAGAGGTCAACATTACTCTACCGATACATTGCTTGACCTTATACCAAGCTCGCCACACAGTGTAGAGACAGATTTACTTTCTGCATGTGGAGAGCTCATTAGTGCATCTGTACTAGTAGCAGAATTGAAACAAAATGGTGTTCATTCAACTATTTTGTATGGTAAAAATGCTGGGATTATTACTAACGAAGAATTTGGCAATGCAAATATAGATAAGGTAGACACCACACAAATTTTAAAAACATTTGAGGACTACCCATGCATCGTAGTTCCTGGGTTTCAAGGAGTTACAGAAGGTAGTAACAATTTTACTACCCTTGGAAGAGGTGGAAGTGATTTAACGGCTGTCGTATATGGCTATTATTTAAAAGCAGATGTTGTAGAATTTTACAAGAATGTGCCAGGAGTGATGTCAGCAGATCCTTCTACTAATAGCGAAGTGGAATTAATATCCCATATGACGTATGATGAGCTTCAACTTAAAATAAATGAACCTGTAGAAGTCATACAAAAAAGAGCAGCAAATTTTGCTGCCCTTCATGGTGTCCCACTTCATATTCGCTCTTTGTACGAAGAAACAAATGGTACTTTTGTTCATCTATAA
- a CDS encoding CAP-associated domain-containing protein — protein MKTLFHILVGMAIILLIFIYFDSPVRENDLITGSNNNGQLIPVEREEVVETVSIFTRPKEGISTLIGKSVKEVRTLYGNPARIDPSIYGYEWWVYNKTFSDYMLIGVKEDKVTQAFAIGNHVDTSPYKIGQSLEDIYRFTLVQSEVTMNIGDNTYIFSLNENDIKTRLLVQFDDLFAMLYIDQKDQQLEAVRFSDSQTLLLHKPYDILYSGEVIESKTPSSNLQVKADRATAIQVVEITNILRLRHGLRVLESDVNLQNLADMHSEEMAKNNIVTNDNFEIPRFKDKLKEASLDFNRAGGNTAAFYFDAGEAVNGWLNSPDHRQTLLGRSYTHTGVGVYSNYYTQNFIEKKDNLE, from the coding sequence TTGAAAACTTTATTTCATATTTTAGTTGGCATGGCTATTATATTATTAATATTCATATATTTTGATTCACCAGTTCGAGAAAACGATTTAATAACAGGTTCAAATAATAACGGCCAGCTAATTCCAGTTGAAAGAGAAGAAGTAGTCGAAACCGTTAGTATATTCACAAGGCCGAAGGAGGGAATCTCCACTTTAATAGGAAAGTCAGTAAAGGAAGTGAGGACCCTTTATGGAAATCCAGCTAGAATTGACCCTTCCATTTATGGATATGAATGGTGGGTATATAATAAGACTTTCTCCGACTATATGTTAATAGGAGTTAAAGAAGACAAAGTAACACAGGCATTTGCAATAGGAAATCATGTTGATACTTCCCCTTACAAGATTGGTCAGTCTCTTGAAGACATCTACCGGTTCACACTAGTGCAATCCGAAGTAACAATGAATATTGGCGACAACACATATATATTTTCCTTAAACGAAAATGATATTAAAACTAGACTGCTGGTTCAATTTGATGATTTGTTCGCGATGCTCTATATTGATCAAAAGGATCAACAGCTAGAGGCTGTCAGATTTAGTGACTCACAAACTCTTCTCCTGCATAAACCGTATGATATCTTATATAGTGGGGAAGTCATTGAATCTAAAACACCATCTTCCAATCTTCAAGTAAAGGCGGATAGAGCTACTGCTATCCAAGTTGTGGAGATAACAAATATTTTAAGGCTTCGACATGGGTTACGTGTTTTAGAATCAGACGTTAACCTCCAGAACTTGGCTGATATGCACAGTGAAGAGATGGCAAAGAATAATATTGTTACAAACGATAACTTTGAGATACCAAGGTTTAAAGATAAGCTTAAAGAAGCATCACTGGATTTTAATCGCGCTGGTGGTAATACTGCTGCTTTTTACTTTGATGCTGGAGAAGCTGTGAATGGTTGGTTGAATTCCCCAGACCATCGACAAACTTTATTAGGTAGGTCATATACTCATACCGGTGTAGGAGTCTACAGTAATTACTATACGCAAAACTTTATTGAGAAAAAAGATAATCTAGAATAA
- a CDS encoding YugN family protein, whose protein sequence is MYFENTGIEDKVLDLNVLDDIMKKHGLIRAGQWDYERVTYDKKFEIKEGIFYLRIFGFTKEGDVGAHEANITLLKPVLGKHYYPHGVEYGEGEVFPNHLVKSCVTTLTALKAELDEFAIQG, encoded by the coding sequence ATGTATTTTGAAAATACAGGTATAGAAGACAAAGTCTTAGACTTAAATGTATTAGACGACATAATGAAAAAACATGGTTTAATCCGCGCCGGACAATGGGATTATGAACGTGTGACTTACGATAAGAAATTCGAAATTAAAGAGGGTATCTTCTACCTTCGTATATTCGGTTTTACAAAAGAAGGAGATGTTGGTGCACACGAAGCTAACATTACACTTTTAAAACCGGTTTTAGGAAAACACTATTATCCGCATGGTGTGGAATACGGTGAAGGTGAAGTATTCCCGAACCATCTAGTTAAATCTTGTGTAACTACTCTAACAGCTTTAAAAGCTGAATTAGATGAATTTGCTATCCAAGGTTAA
- the ytvI gene encoding sporulation integral membrane protein YtvI, whose product MVLKAFKKENIKYIILFIFILFISIFILPVSVPIILALLTAIVIEPVVKFTQRVFKWKRKPAVITNFIFFLTIISALLYFIVTKLISQLLYTSKVIPYHLNSLTGIWINIQNNVFQYTEGLPLEVVQSIQDKFNATLTSMKDALLDLLSYSNISALLTNIPEFLINFIVFIIALFLFMLDLENLSQKFFFFLKDGTAEKVRVMTSSVKKVTIGFMKAQILASFIILGVSLIGLLFIVPFKIAIIMSLVIWIIDVIPILGSIAVLAPWAGYLFLVGDTVFATKLTVLAIILLIIRRAVEPKLMGSQMGISPLAILIAMFIGAKLFGFLGFLIGPLVVILFITAREAGMIRLNFKL is encoded by the coding sequence ATGGTTTTAAAAGCGTTTAAAAAAGAAAACATTAAGTATATAATCCTATTTATTTTTATTCTGTTCATTTCTATTTTCATCCTACCAGTGTCAGTTCCGATTATTTTAGCGTTACTTACTGCGATAGTTATTGAACCAGTTGTAAAGTTTACTCAAAGGGTATTTAAATGGAAACGAAAACCTGCAGTTATTACCAACTTCATTTTTTTTCTAACCATCATTTCGGCCCTCTTATATTTCATTGTAACTAAGCTTATAAGCCAACTCCTTTATACTTCAAAAGTAATCCCTTATCATCTTAATAGTTTGACTGGGATATGGATAAATATTCAGAATAACGTCTTTCAGTATACCGAAGGGCTACCTCTTGAAGTAGTACAGTCCATACAAGATAAGTTTAATGCTACCTTAACAAGTATGAAGGATGCGCTTCTAGATCTTTTAAGCTACTCAAATATTTCGGCCCTGCTAACTAATATTCCTGAGTTTCTTATAAACTTCATAGTTTTTATAATTGCTCTTTTTCTATTTATGTTAGACCTAGAAAACCTAAGCCAAAAATTCTTTTTCTTCCTGAAGGATGGGACTGCTGAAAAGGTACGCGTCATGACTTCTAGCGTAAAGAAAGTAACCATTGGTTTTATGAAGGCTCAAATATTAGCTAGCTTCATCATTTTAGGCGTTTCTTTAATAGGATTGTTATTTATTGTTCCATTTAAGATAGCCATCATAATGTCTCTAGTTATTTGGATCATAGATGTTATTCCTATTTTAGGATCGATTGCTGTATTAGCTCCATGGGCAGGATATTTATTCCTTGTAGGTGATACTGTATTCGCCACAAAGCTCACGGTTCTTGCTATAATTTTACTTATAATTAGAAGAGCTGTAGAGCCTAAGTTAATGGGTAGTCAAATGGGTATATCCCCTTTAGCGATTCTTATCGCCATGTTTATAGGTGCTAAATTGTTTGGCTTCCTTGGGTTCCTAATCGGGCCACTGGTCGTCATATTATTTATAACCGCAAGAGAAGCGGGCATGATTCGATTAAATTTTAAATTATAA
- a CDS encoding DUF420 domain-containing protein: MSVPVLPTISTFFIVLSAVLVAVGWILVKQRKIEAHKKTMFAAAISALTFFIIYVSRTLFIGNTAFGGPDDIKIYYTVFLIFHIILATTGAVFGLVTIYLGYKNNIKKHRKLGPITSVIWFFVAITGVAVYSLLYIFYKGGDTTSVFKAILGG; this comes from the coding sequence ATGAGTGTTCCAGTATTACCTACAATCAGCACATTTTTTATTGTTTTAAGTGCTGTGCTTGTTGCGGTTGGTTGGATTTTAGTTAAGCAGAGAAAAATAGAAGCTCATAAAAAAACAATGTTTGCAGCCGCAATCTCAGCGCTTACGTTTTTCATAATTTATGTGTCTCGAACATTATTTATAGGAAATACAGCCTTTGGTGGGCCGGATGATATTAAAATTTACTATACGGTATTTTTAATATTCCATATTATTTTAGCCACTACTGGGGCAGTATTTGGATTAGTTACAATTTATTTAGGATATAAGAACAATATAAAGAAACACCGTAAGCTTGGACCTATTACTAGTGTTATATGGTTCTTTGTCGCAATCACAGGAGTGGCAGTGTATTCATTGCTTTATATATTCTATAAAGGCGGGGACACTACCTCCGTGTTCAAAGCAATTCTCGGTGGATAA
- the ctaG gene encoding cytochrome c oxidase assembly factor CtaG, with protein sequence MSISIFGFQALWSPILLGLLVCIAILYFLITVKWRNDFKVSEPLKRKEAIYFISGLVLLYIVKGSPLDLMAHIMFTFHMVQMALLLLLVPPLLMKGIPWWVWKVVLELPVLRKLIPFFTKPLLSLVLFTMTFSLYHIPLVFDAIKMNEVLHGAYTLMLFLTAVFMWWSIVDVLESEKKLHGLKKIGFIVASAVLITPACALIIFSNSPMYDTYTDSDVWLKNMELCVPTDTLAGLNLSGPELFSNLDPLEDQQLGGIVMKIIQEIIYAAFLFSIFFAWYKNEQDNADQITQKALDDLKVQAKL encoded by the coding sequence ATGTCTATTAGCATATTCGGCTTCCAAGCTTTATGGAGTCCTATTCTTTTAGGATTATTAGTTTGTATAGCTATTTTATATTTCTTGATTACTGTCAAATGGAGAAATGACTTTAAAGTTTCCGAGCCACTAAAAAGAAAAGAAGCAATTTATTTTATTTCTGGTTTAGTTCTTTTATATATTGTAAAAGGCTCTCCTTTGGATTTAATGGCACATATCATGTTTACATTCCATATGGTTCAGATGGCACTTCTGTTATTACTAGTACCACCCCTACTTATGAAAGGGATTCCATGGTGGGTATGGAAAGTGGTTCTTGAGTTACCGGTATTAAGAAAGCTCATTCCTTTCTTTACAAAGCCACTGTTATCATTAGTATTATTTACTATGACTTTCTCGTTGTATCATATTCCTTTGGTTTTTGATGCTATTAAGATGAACGAGGTTCTTCACGGGGCTTATACTTTAATGCTATTTTTAACGGCTGTCTTTATGTGGTGGTCCATTGTGGACGTGCTGGAGTCGGAAAAAAAATTACATGGCCTAAAGAAAATTGGTTTTATCGTTGCGAGTGCAGTATTAATCACCCCAGCGTGTGCACTAATCATTTTCTCAAATAGTCCAATGTATGACACATATACAGATTCTGATGTTTGGTTAAAGAACATGGAGTTATGTGTACCTACAGATACATTAGCCGGTCTAAACCTATCTGGTCCTGAGTTGTTCTCTAACTTAGATCCACTAGAGGATCAACAGCTGGGCGGAATAGTAATGAAAATTATTCAAGAAATTATATATGCTGCATTCTTATTCTCCATCTTCTTTGCATGGTATAAAAATGAGCAGGATAATGCAGATCAAATAACTCAAAAAGCATTAGACGACTTAAAGGTACAAGCTAAACTATAA
- the ctaF gene encoding cytochrome c oxidase subunit IVB codes for MSSHDNHVYVRSQTEFEYLKRKRRENMRTQVTTFSIMIFLTLISFTAVVAGFSKYYIIPIILLLAAVQVVLQLYYFMHMSEKNHNIPAYFIYFAAMVGFTFLLTFITIVWW; via the coding sequence ATGTCTTCACATGACAATCATGTTTACGTTAGATCTCAAACTGAATTTGAATATTTGAAGCGAAAAAGAAGAGAGAATATGCGTACACAAGTAACGACATTCTCTATCATGATTTTCTTGACGTTAATTTCATTTACAGCAGTAGTAGCAGGTTTTTCAAAATACTACATTATCCCAATCATTTTATTGTTAGCTGCAGTTCAAGTAGTGTTACAACTTTACTACTTTATGCATATGAGTGAAAAAAATCATAACATTCCTGCTTATTTCATCTATTTTGCAGCAATGGTTGGTTTTACATTCCTACTAACTTTCATAACAATTGTTTGGTGGTAA
- a CDS encoding cytochrome c oxidase subunit 3: protein MDVNKKYTPQTWPDHPEQATMEGKNKFLGFWLFLAGETVLFSSLFATYLALKNKGPEGMEFSTNTLFELPLVFIMTMILLTSSLTSVYAMYHMKNHNFRGTQTWMAITVLLGLVFLGLEIYEFNHYVHLGFHYGQSAFSTAFFTLVGTHGLHVVIGLGWIILLLLRNAKRGFNLYNAPKYYTASLYWHFIDVVWVFIFTVVYLMGVVN, encoded by the coding sequence ATGGACGTGAATAAAAAGTACACCCCACAAACTTGGCCAGATCATCCAGAACAAGCAACAATGGAAGGTAAGAATAAATTCTTAGGTTTCTGGTTGTTCTTAGCCGGTGAAACTGTACTATTTTCTAGTTTGTTTGCAACTTATTTAGCCCTTAAAAATAAAGGGCCAGAGGGTATGGAATTCAGTACAAATACGTTATTTGAATTACCTCTAGTTTTTATCATGACAATGATTCTGTTAACTTCATCGTTAACAAGTGTTTATGCTATGTACCATATGAAAAACCATAATTTCCGCGGTACACAAACTTGGATGGCTATTACTGTATTGTTAGGTCTAGTTTTCCTAGGATTAGAAATTTATGAGTTCAATCACTATGTACATTTAGGATTCCACTATGGACAAAGTGCTTTCTCAACTGCATTCTTTACGTTAGTTGGTACTCACGGTCTTCACGTAGTTATTGGTTTAGGATGGATCATCTTATTACTTCTACGTAATGCTAAACGTGGATTCAACTTATACAATGCACCAAAATATTATACTGCATCTTTATACTGGCACTTTATTGACGTTGTGTGGGTATTCATCTTTACAGTAGTATACTTGATGGGAGTGGTGAACTAA